The Winogradskyella schleiferi genome contains the following window.
ATGATTTCAAAATTAACGTTTTCTGGTAGAATGTCTTCACCAATACCTTCGGTTACATAAGGATAGATTTCATTTTCATCGAACACTCCCGTTTCGTGATATTTCTTAAATACAGAACCATAAGTATCAACTCCCCAAACCTTAATATTCGGGTTTTGTTCCTTTAGGTATTTTCCAACACCAGAAATAGTACCACCTGTACCCACACCAACCACAAAATGCGTGATTTTGCCATCGGTTTGTTTCCAGATTTCCGGCCCTGTACTTTGATAATGGGCTTTGGTGTTACTCAGGTTATCATATTGGTTAACATACCAAGAGTTCGGGGTTTCCTCCCCTAACCGTTTTGAAACGGAATAATAACTGCGAGGATCGGTTGGCTCCACATCGGTTGGGCAAACTACTACCTCAGCACCTACTGCTCTAAGAATATCCATTTTTTCTTTGGACTGTTTATCACTAATCACAAAAATACATTTGTAGCCTTTTACAATGGCTGCCAGTGCCAATCCCATTCCCGTGTTTCCTGAGGTACCTTCAATAATAGTGCCTCCAGGTTTTAGACGACCATCAGCTTCTGCATCCTCAATCATCTGCACAGCCATTCGATCCTTAACGGAATTTCCTGGGTTAAAAGTTTCGTATTTTGAGAGTACTAAACAAGGTAAGTCTTCCACTAGTTTATTCATTTTAACCAATGGTGTATTTCCTATTGTACCTAATATATTTTCTGCGTAATCCATAGTTGTTTTTTCGAAAGTGCAAAGTTACGTTAAATGTTATGTAATGGAAAACACAATTTTCAAATACAAAAAACTAAATTCCAAAGTTGTTCTGTTACACGAAGGGAGACCAAGGCGACACTAAGATTCATGAGATTACCTTAAACTATAAACTCAATCTTTCAAATTAATCTATATCGCGATTGCGAACTGAAGACTGCGGACTGCTTACTTTTTTAGTCGAACCGAATCGCCTTTACGGGCGAAATCTTAGAAATTATTACGGAAGGAATCAACAGCATTAACAAACAAGCTACAAACGTTCCGATATTAAGTATGATGATATAATCCCAACTGATGTAAACTGGTGCATTACTTACATAATAAGTGTCTGGATTTAGCGGAAATAGTTTAAAATACTTCTGTGCGAACAACAAGCCTAAACCAATAATATTTCCCCAAAGCAACCCTAAACCAATGAGGTAGGAAGCGTTGTATAGAAATACTTTTCTGATGGTCCAATTTGAGCTACCAAGCGCTTTTAAAATACCGATCATTTGGGTACGTTCCAGGATTAAAACCAACAATGCCGTAATCATATTAATCCCAGCAACGATAATCATAATGGCAATAATGCCATAAGTATTGTTGTCAAAAATCTTAATCCACTCGAAAATAGTATAGTATTTTCGCGTAATTGAAGTGG
Protein-coding sequences here:
- a CDS encoding PLP-dependent cysteine synthase family protein, translating into MDYAENILGTIGNTPLVKMNKLVEDLPCLVLSKYETFNPGNSVKDRMAVQMIEDAEADGRLKPGGTIIEGTSGNTGMGLALAAIVKGYKCIFVISDKQSKEKMDILRAVGAEVVVCPTDVEPTDPRSYYSVSKRLGEETPNSWYVNQYDNLSNTKAHYQSTGPEIWKQTDGKITHFVVGVGTGGTISGVGKYLKEQNPNIKVWGVDTYGSVFKKYHETGVFDENEIYPYVTEGIGEDILPENVNFEIIDGFTKVTDKDAAVYTQKLAKEEGMFLGNSAGAAIKGVLQLKEHFKPEDVVVVLFHDHGSRYVGKMFNDDWMREKGYIE